One Nostoc sp. UHCC 0302 DNA window includes the following coding sequences:
- a CDS encoding aldehyde dehydrogenase family protein, translated as MVTATVPGQQVKIGPTRLLINNEWVDSVSDRRFETINPATGEVICEVAEADAPDVDKAVQAARTAFNGEWRKISATRRGELLYKLADLIEQNIDELARLETLDNGKPVQDSLGDLGLVIACYRYYAGWADKVQGKTIPINGPYFCYTRHEPVGVVGQIIPWNFPLLMQAWKLAPALATGNTVVLKTAEQTPLSALRVGELIIEAGFPPGVVNILSGYGSTAGAAIARHMDIDKVAFTGSTEVGHLIMEAAAKSNLKRVTLELGGKSPNIVFADADLDAAIAGSHDAIFFNQGQCCCAGSRLFVEEKCYDEFVAKSVEKAKQRIVGNPFDAKTEQGPQVDKDQFDKVMGYIESGMREGAEMLCGGNQVGEKGFFIAPTVFANVRDDMKIAQEEIFGPVMSIIKFKDIEEVIQRANTTVYGLAAAVWTQDITKAHAIANNVRAGTVWVNCYDVFDAAAPFGGFKQSGIGRELGEYGLQQYTEIKTVTIKL; from the coding sequence ATGGTTACAGCAACAGTACCAGGACAACAGGTCAAAATTGGCCCCACACGGCTGCTAATTAACAACGAGTGGGTAGATAGTGTTAGCGATCGCCGATTTGAAACGATAAACCCAGCTACAGGTGAAGTCATCTGCGAAGTGGCAGAAGCAGACGCCCCAGATGTGGATAAAGCAGTACAAGCAGCCCGTACAGCCTTCAATGGAGAATGGCGAAAGATATCCGCTACCCGTCGCGGCGAGTTGCTCTATAAGTTAGCTGATTTAATTGAACAGAATATCGATGAGTTGGCGCGGTTAGAAACTCTAGACAACGGCAAACCAGTACAAGATTCATTGGGTGATTTGGGGTTAGTCATCGCTTGCTACCGCTACTATGCAGGCTGGGCTGACAAAGTACAAGGCAAAACTATCCCGATTAATGGGCCCTACTTCTGCTACACTCGCCATGAGCCTGTGGGTGTAGTTGGTCAAATTATTCCCTGGAATTTTCCACTGCTGATGCAAGCGTGGAAGTTAGCCCCAGCTTTGGCTACTGGTAATACTGTAGTTCTCAAAACGGCAGAACAGACACCTTTATCAGCGTTGCGGGTGGGTGAGTTAATTATTGAGGCTGGTTTCCCTCCCGGTGTTGTGAATATCTTATCAGGATATGGGTCGACAGCAGGAGCCGCGATCGCTCGTCACATGGATATTGACAAAGTGGCGTTTACTGGTTCCACTGAGGTAGGGCATCTGATTATGGAAGCTGCTGCCAAAAGTAACCTCAAACGCGTCACCCTAGAACTTGGCGGGAAGAGTCCCAACATTGTATTTGCAGATGCTGATTTAGATGCAGCGATCGCAGGTTCTCATGATGCGATATTCTTCAACCAAGGTCAGTGTTGCTGTGCTGGTTCGCGGTTGTTTGTAGAAGAAAAATGCTATGACGAGTTTGTGGCTAAGAGTGTAGAAAAAGCCAAACAGCGAATTGTTGGTAATCCCTTCGACGCCAAAACAGAACAAGGGCCGCAGGTAGACAAAGACCAATTCGATAAGGTTATGGGCTACATTGAGTCCGGGATGCGAGAAGGGGCCGAGATGTTATGTGGTGGTAATCAAGTTGGTGAAAAGGGTTTCTTTATTGCACCCACAGTTTTTGCTAATGTCCGCGATGACATGAAGATTGCCCAAGAGGAAATCTTTGGCCCAGTGATGAGTATTATCAAATTCAAAGACATTGAGGAAGTAATTCAACGGGCAAACACCACAGTGTACGGACTCGCCGCCGCCGTTTGGACTCAGGATATCACCAAAGCTCATGCGATCGCTAATAATGTCCGGGCAGGTACGGTGTGGGTAAATTGTTACGATGTATTCGATGCTGCTGCGCCCTTTGGTGGTTTCAAGCAGTCTGGTATTGGTCGAGAACTAGGCGAATATGGCTTGCAGCAATACACCGAAATCAAGACTGTTACTATCAAATTGTAA
- the queC gene encoding 7-cyano-7-deazaguanine synthase QueC: protein MKAVILLSGGLDSSTILYKAKVDGYECYAISFDYQQRHRRELESALLVAQKAGVVEHQVVNFDLRQWGGSALTDDAIDLPEKRSLNEMSQNIPVTYVPARNTIFLSFALGYAEAIAAECVCIGVNALDYSGYPDCRPDYIQAMQEVYRLGTKQGREGQPISIVAPLINLKKTEIIQLGNQLAVPWELTWSCYTGASVACGVCDSCRLRLAAFAELGLVDPVPYAS, encoded by the coding sequence ATGAAAGCTGTAATTTTATTGTCTGGCGGATTAGACTCTTCTACAATTTTGTACAAAGCGAAGGTGGATGGTTATGAGTGTTACGCCATTTCCTTTGATTACCAGCAGCGACACCGACGAGAATTAGAGTCAGCCCTCCTGGTCGCTCAAAAAGCTGGAGTCGTAGAACATCAGGTAGTTAATTTTGATTTACGGCAATGGGGCGGTTCAGCGCTTACAGACGACGCTATAGATTTACCTGAAAAGCGTTCTCTAAATGAAATGTCTCAAAATATTCCTGTCACCTATGTTCCTGCCCGTAATACCATTTTTTTAAGCTTTGCTCTAGGCTATGCTGAAGCGATCGCTGCTGAATGTGTCTGTATCGGCGTCAACGCCCTAGATTACTCAGGATACCCTGACTGTCGCCCCGACTACATCCAGGCGATGCAGGAAGTCTACCGACTAGGAACCAAACAAGGGCGTGAGGGACAACCAATTAGTATTGTTGCACCCCTAATTAACTTAAAGAAAACCGAAATCATCCAGCTTGGTAACCAATTGGCAGTTCCTTGGGAGCTTACTTGGTCTTGCTATACCGGTGCTAGCGTCGCCTGCGGCGTCTGTGATTCTTGTCGCTTGCGGTTAGCAGCTTTTGCTGAATTGGGACTTGTCGATCCAGTGCCGTATGCTTCTTGA
- the pyrE gene encoding orotate phosphoribosyltransferase, producing the protein MTYPTETPTQSDVWAATVDLTTLRHKLLDLFSQLAYQEGDFVLASGLRSSYYVNKMQVTLHPQGALAIGRLLLPLLPIDTQAVAGLTMGADPLVTAVSIVSVYEKRTIPALIIRKEAKGYGTKAYIEGPSLPEGAKVVVLEDVVTTGQSALKAVERLKAVGYTVNQIIALVDRKQGGAELYQSAGLNFESLFSIEEIQQRYRELGN; encoded by the coding sequence ATGACGTATCCTACTGAAACTCCTACCCAGTCTGATGTTTGGGCTGCTACTGTTGATTTGACTACTCTACGCCACAAATTACTAGATTTATTTTCTCAACTCGCTTATCAAGAAGGTGATTTTGTCCTTGCTTCCGGGTTGCGTAGTTCTTATTACGTCAATAAGATGCAGGTAACACTCCACCCCCAAGGTGCATTGGCAATAGGGCGGCTACTGTTACCTTTACTACCTATAGATACTCAGGCTGTGGCTGGTTTAACAATGGGTGCTGACCCACTTGTGACAGCAGTAAGTATAGTTTCTGTCTATGAAAAACGAACGATACCAGCGTTGATTATTCGCAAAGAAGCCAAAGGTTATGGGACGAAGGCTTATATTGAAGGCCCTAGTTTGCCAGAGGGTGCAAAAGTCGTAGTTTTGGAAGATGTCGTTACTACTGGGCAATCTGCGCTGAAAGCAGTTGAACGGCTCAAGGCAGTAGGCTATACAGTTAATCAAATAATTGCACTGGTAGACCGAAAGCAAGGTGGAGCAGAATTGTACCAGTCGGCTGGGTTAAATTTTGAAAGTTTGTTTTCGATTGAGGAGATTCAGCAGCGGTATCGGGAATTAGGGAATTAG
- the thiC gene encoding phosphomethylpyrimidine synthase produces the protein MRTQWVAKRRGQSNVSQMHYARQGVITEEMHYVAQRENLPADLIREEVARGRMIIPANINHTNLEPMCIGIASRCKVNANIGASPNSSNLQEEVDKLMLSVKYGADTVMDLSTGGGNLDEIRTAIINASTVPIGTVPVYQALESVHGTIEKLTADDFLHVIEKHAQQGVDYQTIHAGILLEHLPLVRSRITGIVSRGGGILARWMLHHHKQNPLYTHFQDIIEIFKRYDVSFSLGDSLRPGCTHDASDAAQLAELKTLGQLTRKAWEDDVQVMVEGPGHVPMDQIEFNVRKQMEECSEAPFYVLGPLVTDIAPGYDHITSAIGAAMAGWYGTAMLCYVTPKEHLGLPNAEDVRNGLIAYKIAAHAADIARHRPGARDRDDELSHARYNFDWNRQFELSLDPERAKEYHDETLPADIYKTAEFCSMCGPKFCPMQTKVDADALTELEKFLAKEKVTQS, from the coding sequence ATGCGGACACAATGGGTTGCTAAGCGGCGTGGCCAGAGCAATGTTTCTCAAATGCACTACGCACGCCAAGGTGTTATCACCGAAGAAATGCACTATGTCGCCCAACGGGAAAATCTCCCTGCTGATCTCATTCGTGAGGAAGTGGCGCGGGGGCGAATGATTATACCTGCTAATATTAATCACACTAATTTAGAGCCGATGTGCATTGGCATCGCCTCCAGATGTAAGGTAAATGCTAATATCGGTGCTTCCCCTAACTCTTCTAATCTTCAAGAAGAAGTCGATAAGCTGATGCTGTCGGTGAAGTACGGTGCTGATACCGTAATGGACTTGTCCACAGGTGGCGGTAACTTAGATGAAATTCGCACAGCTATCATCAACGCTTCAACTGTTCCCATTGGTACAGTGCCAGTTTACCAAGCTTTAGAAAGTGTCCACGGCACAATTGAAAAGCTCACCGCTGATGATTTTCTCCATGTCATCGAAAAACACGCCCAGCAAGGGGTAGATTATCAAACCATCCACGCCGGGATTTTGCTGGAGCATTTGCCTTTGGTGAGAAGCCGGATTACTGGTATTGTTTCTCGCGGCGGCGGTATTTTGGCACGGTGGATGCTACATCACCACAAACAAAACCCGCTTTACACCCACTTCCAGGACATCATTGAGATTTTCAAAAGGTACGATGTCTCCTTCAGTTTAGGAGATTCTCTGCGTCCTGGCTGCACTCATGACGCTTCAGATGCCGCGCAATTAGCTGAGCTCAAAACCCTCGGACAGCTAACTCGCAAAGCCTGGGAAGATGATGTACAGGTGATGGTAGAAGGGCCTGGACACGTTCCAATGGATCAAATTGAGTTCAACGTCCGCAAGCAGATGGAAGAGTGTTCAGAAGCACCTTTCTACGTACTAGGGCCATTGGTAACAGATATTGCTCCTGGTTATGACCATATTACTTCAGCCATTGGAGCTGCAATGGCTGGATGGTATGGTACAGCGATGCTGTGCTACGTCACACCAAAAGAACATTTAGGATTACCAAACGCCGAAGATGTACGGAATGGGTTGATTGCTTACAAGATAGCAGCTCATGCGGCTGATATTGCCAGACATCGCCCAGGTGCTAGGGATAGAGATGATGAACTTTCCCACGCCCGCTATAACTTTGATTGGAACCGTCAGTTTGAATTATCACTCGACCCAGAAAGAGCCAAAGAGTATCACGATGAAACTCTGCCAGCAGACATATACAAAACCGCTGAGTTTTGTTCGATGTGCGGGCCTAAGTTCTGCCCAATGCAAACTAAAGTTGATGCTGATGCGCTGACAGAACTAGAGAAGTTCTTGGCAAAAGAAAAGGTGACGCAGAGTTAA
- a CDS encoding hemolysin family protein produces the protein MSGIPSLVWTDVGLRLLSVLLLIAINAFFVTAEFSMVSVRRTRIHQLVEAGDIPAIAVDMLQRSIDRLLSTTQLGITLSSLALGWIGENTIVVLVDAWLKSWPLPDEMSLFMAHSLSIPIAFFLIAYLQIVLGELCPKSLAMLYSEQLARFLGPPVKAIVRFFSPFIWILNQSTRWLLRIFGIQYTGQSWRPPLRPEELQLIISTERESTGLQLSERELLNNVFEFGDVMAQAVMIPRTSIVALPKDATFQTLLKEMLSTGHSRYPVIGESLDDIRGIVYFKDLAKPLAVGKLNLETQIQPWMRPARFVPEHTALSELLPMMQQEKPAMVIVVNEFGGTVGLVTIKDVIAQIIGDASESESNEDLLIQMLDKQTFLVQAQINLEDLNEVLHLNLPLTREYQTLGGFLLYQLQKIPAKGEIFSYQNLEFTVVSIVGPRLHQIQLRRLEELGVES, from the coding sequence GTGAGTGGTATTCCTAGCTTGGTTTGGACAGATGTGGGGCTGCGATTGTTGTCAGTGCTACTGCTGATTGCCATAAATGCCTTTTTTGTGACGGCAGAGTTTTCGATGGTGAGTGTCCGACGAACGCGTATTCACCAGCTAGTTGAGGCTGGTGACATTCCAGCGATCGCTGTTGATATGCTGCAACGTAGTATAGATAGACTACTGTCTACCACCCAGTTAGGCATTACCCTCTCTAGCTTGGCGCTGGGATGGATTGGAGAAAATACGATTGTTGTGTTGGTGGATGCTTGGCTAAAATCCTGGCCTCTACCCGATGAAATGAGTCTCTTCATGGCTCATTCCCTGTCAATTCCGATCGCCTTTTTTCTGATTGCCTATTTGCAAATAGTTTTAGGCGAACTATGTCCTAAGTCCTTAGCTATGCTGTACTCAGAACAGCTAGCTAGGTTTTTAGGGCCTCCAGTAAAAGCGATCGTCCGTTTTTTTAGCCCCTTTATCTGGATTCTTAATCAATCAACCCGCTGGCTGTTAAGAATTTTTGGGATCCAATACACAGGTCAAAGCTGGAGACCACCTCTTCGCCCTGAAGAATTGCAACTAATTATCTCCACCGAACGTGAATCCACAGGTTTACAGCTTTCGGAGCGAGAACTGCTAAATAATGTCTTTGAGTTTGGGGATGTCATGGCTCAAGCTGTGATGATTCCCCGTACCAGCATTGTAGCCCTACCAAAAGACGCGACTTTCCAGACATTACTCAAGGAAATGCTTTCTACTGGACATTCTCGCTATCCTGTGATTGGTGAATCTTTGGATGATATTCGCGGCATTGTTTACTTTAAAGATTTGGCAAAACCCTTAGCTGTAGGAAAGCTGAATTTAGAGACACAAATCCAACCGTGGATGCGCCCCGCACGGTTTGTTCCAGAACACACAGCCTTAAGTGAACTTTTGCCAATGATGCAGCAAGAGAAACCTGCTATGGTCATAGTTGTGAATGAATTTGGCGGAACTGTGGGACTGGTGACAATCAAAGATGTAATTGCCCAAATCATTGGCGACGCCAGCGAATCTGAGAGTAATGAAGACTTGCTGATCCAGATGTTAGATAAGCAGACATTTCTGGTACAAGCACAGATCAACCTCGAAGACCTCAACGAAGTCTTGCATCTGAATTTGCCTTTGACAAGAGAATACCAAACATTAGGAGGCTTTTTACTGTATCAGTTGCAAAAAATTCCTGCTAAAGGCGAAATCTTCTCCTACCAAAATCTTGAATTCACAGTAGTGTCAATTGTTGGGCCACGCCTACACCAAATCCAACTGCGACGGTTGGAAGAGTTAGGAGTTGAAAGTTAG